A genomic window from Algoriphagus sp. Y33 includes:
- a CDS encoding PepSY domain-containing protein, with protein MNFKKTFRIIHLWLGLTSGLIIVILGITGCIYAFINEIVPVVYHEKLFVRQAADDPLPITQLIDIAQQRWGLEKPVSTVEIYNDKNRTVHFRAFKESTESGMWYWDEKEYYESIFLNPYTGELISHENSEFDFFRIVLYLHWSLLLNTAIGKTIVGMATLIFTFSLISGLILWWPKNKQAKKARYWFKWKNSTGWKRKVFDLHNIPGFYSLFFALIFALTGLFWAFEWVGNSAKWLANSGNTYTSLPQVLSDSTALAKQNPFPLILESASRQYPDAIAYTFYFPRTPVSPINIVVRKEPSSASVTQQYDQYSGALLRTLVFEDKNPGEKLEELNYDIHVGSIGGLAGKLLAFVISFICATLPISGFLIWYNRHWGKKKRKSSQGESSSSTGSETAFDVHSSSR; from the coding sequence ATGAACTTTAAGAAGACATTTCGAATCATACATTTATGGCTGGGGTTGACATCAGGTCTGATCATCGTTATTCTGGGCATCACGGGGTGCATCTATGCTTTCATTAATGAAATTGTCCCAGTCGTATATCATGAGAAGTTATTTGTCCGGCAGGCTGCAGACGACCCGCTACCGATAACACAGCTGATTGACATTGCACAACAAAGATGGGGTCTGGAAAAGCCCGTATCCACCGTAGAAATTTACAATGACAAAAACAGAACGGTTCACTTCAGGGCTTTCAAAGAAAGTACGGAATCAGGGATGTGGTATTGGGATGAAAAGGAGTATTATGAGTCTATTTTCTTAAACCCTTACACCGGAGAACTTATAAGTCATGAAAATTCGGAATTCGACTTTTTCAGGATAGTGCTATACCTGCACTGGAGCTTACTTCTAAACACCGCTATCGGCAAAACCATTGTCGGTATGGCTACACTGATTTTCACCTTTTCCCTGATCAGTGGGCTGATCCTTTGGTGGCCAAAAAACAAACAGGCAAAAAAAGCCAGATACTGGTTTAAGTGGAAAAATAGCACAGGATGGAAACGGAAAGTTTTTGATTTGCATAATATTCCCGGGTTTTATTCCCTCTTCTTTGCTTTGATTTTTGCCCTTACCGGTCTGTTTTGGGCTTTTGAATGGGTCGGTAATAGTGCTAAATGGCTTGCAAATTCGGGAAACACCTATACCTCCCTTCCCCAAGTGCTCTCTGACAGTACTGCCCTTGCCAAGCAAAATCCTTTTCCATTGATTTTGGAAAGTGCCAGCCGGCAATACCCTGACGCCATTGCCTACACGTTCTATTTTCCCAGAACTCCGGTAAGTCCGATAAATATAGTCGTAAGAAAAGAACCTAGCTCAGCCTCTGTCACCCAGCAGTATGATCAATACAGCGGGGCACTGTTAAGAACGTTGGTATTTGAGGATAAAAATCCGGGAGAAAAACTGGAAGAACTGAATTACGACATTCATGTGGGAAGTATAGGAGGTCTTGCAGGCAAGCTACTGGCATTTGTTATTTCGTTTATCTGCGCTACTCTTCCGATTTCCGGATTTTTAATTTGGTATAATAGGCACTGGGGCAAAAAGAAACGTAAATCAAGTCAGGGAGAATCATCATCCTCGACGGGTTCAGAAACTGCCTTCGACGTACATTCCTCCAGCAGGTAA